The Chryseobacterium oranimense genome contains the following window.
AGCCAAATTTCTCTTCAACCGGCAATTCAGTTGAAACCAAATAAACTTCTTTTACCAAAGTCATTGATTTCTTCCAAACTTTTAAATCTTCTATACGGTGTGAGTTCATACTAATTTCTAATATCTAACTTCTAACTTCTCAAAATTTATTTACCCAATAAATTTTTCAAGCGGTTATAGATTTCCACATAAGCCTCGGTAACTTCTCCCAGGTCTCTTCTGAATCTGTCTTTATCAAGCTTTTTCATGGTATCTTTATCCCAAAGTCTGCAGGTATCAGGAGAAATTTCGTCGGCAAGGATGATTTCACCGTCTGCCGTTTTTCCTAATTCAATTTTGAAATCTACAAGGATAATATTCATTTTATCAAAAAGATCGATAAGGATTTCGTTGATATCAGAGGTAAGCTCATACATTTCATCAAGCTCTTCATAAGTTGCCGCTCCTAAGAAAACAGCATGGTGATCGTTGATAAGCGGATCTCCCAGCTCGTCTTTTTTGTAGCAGATATCGAAGA
Protein-coding sequences here:
- the purC gene encoding phosphoribosylaminoimidazolesuccinocarboxamide synthase — encoded protein: MEKKEMLYEGKAKQVFATDNPNEVVVRFKDDATAFNAQKRGSVDLKGEMNNAITTLIFEYLNEKGIKTHFIKQLNEREQLVKKVSIIPLEMVVRNYSAGSMAQRLGVEEGIKSPVTIFDICYKKDELGDPLINDHHAVFLGAATYEELDEMYELTSDINEILIDLFDKMNIILVDFKIELGKTADGEIILADEISPDTCRLWDKDTMKKLDKDRFRRDLGEVTEAYVEIYNRLKNLLGK